A region of Streptomyces sp. NBC_01267 DNA encodes the following proteins:
- a CDS encoding methionine ABC transporter permease translates to MNWSEMQPLLSQGTTDTLYMVLWATVVTVLVGLPLGVLLVLTDKGGLLQNRPVNKIVGVIVNIGRSLPFIILLIALIPFTTFVVGTFIGPTAMIVPLAIGAIPFFARLVETAVREVDHGLVEAVQSMGGSVPTIVRKVLLPQSLPSLVSGVTTTVIVLIGYSAMAGAVGGEGLGSKAITYGYQRFENNFMIATVIVLVVLVTLIQLIGDAAVRLLARRGRTSS, encoded by the coding sequence GTGAACTGGTCGGAAATGCAGCCGCTGCTCTCCCAGGGAACCACCGACACCCTCTACATGGTCCTGTGGGCCACGGTCGTCACGGTCCTCGTCGGGCTGCCGCTCGGGGTGCTCCTGGTCCTCACCGACAAGGGCGGGCTGCTCCAGAACCGCCCGGTCAACAAGATCGTCGGCGTGATCGTGAACATCGGGCGCTCCCTGCCGTTCATCATCCTGCTGATCGCGCTGATCCCGTTCACCACCTTCGTCGTCGGCACCTTCATCGGCCCGACGGCGATGATCGTGCCCCTCGCGATCGGCGCCATCCCCTTCTTCGCCCGGCTCGTCGAGACCGCCGTCCGCGAGGTCGACCACGGCCTCGTCGAAGCGGTCCAGTCGATGGGCGGCAGCGTGCCCACCATCGTCCGCAAGGTGCTGCTCCCGCAGTCGCTGCCGTCGCTGGTCTCCGGAGTCACCACCACCGTCATCGTCCTCATCGGGTACTCCGCGATGGCCGGAGCGGTCGGCGGCGAAGGGCTCGGCTCCAAGGCGATCACCTACGGCTACCAGCGCTTCGAGAACAACTTCATGATCGCGACAGTGATCGTGCTGGTCGTGCTCGTCACCCTGATCCAGCTGATCGGCGACGCGGCCGTACGTCTGCTGGCGCGCCGGGGGCGCACCTCCTCGTAG
- a CDS encoding methionine ABC transporter ATP-binding protein, whose protein sequence is MITTTGLTKVYASRSREVTALDGVDLHVREGEVFGVVGQSGAGKSSLIRCVNLLERPTSGTVSVDGVDLTALAGRGSRAGRELRAARSRIGMVFQHFNLLSSRTVQDNVELPLEILGVTGRTRSRKALELLELVGLADRAKSYPGQLSGGQKQRVGIARALAGDPKVLLSDEATSALDPETTRSILQLLRDLNRQLGLTVLLITHEMDVVKTVCDSAALMKRGRIVESGTVGELLATPGSELAHELFPVGGDPSEPGRTVIDITFHGDSTARPVISQLSRTYNIDISILGAAMDTVGGHQIGRMRIELPGSFEENVVPIGFLREQGLQVEVAGAEIPVLTEEGVK, encoded by the coding sequence GTGATCACCACCACCGGCCTGACGAAGGTCTACGCCTCGCGCAGCCGTGAGGTCACCGCCCTGGACGGGGTCGATCTGCACGTACGGGAGGGCGAGGTGTTCGGCGTCGTAGGGCAGAGCGGCGCCGGGAAGTCCTCGCTCATCCGCTGCGTCAACCTCCTCGAGCGGCCCACCTCGGGCACCGTGAGCGTGGACGGTGTCGACCTCACCGCCCTCGCCGGACGCGGCTCCCGCGCAGGCCGTGAACTGCGCGCCGCCCGCAGCCGCATCGGCATGGTCTTCCAGCACTTCAACCTGCTGTCCTCGCGCACCGTGCAGGACAACGTCGAACTGCCGCTGGAGATCCTCGGAGTCACCGGCAGGACCCGCTCGCGCAAGGCGCTCGAACTGCTGGAACTGGTCGGGCTCGCCGACCGGGCGAAGTCCTATCCCGGGCAGCTCTCCGGCGGGCAGAAGCAGCGCGTCGGCATCGCCCGAGCGCTGGCGGGTGACCCGAAGGTCCTGCTGTCCGACGAGGCGACGTCCGCCCTCGACCCGGAGACCACCCGCTCGATCCTTCAGCTGCTGCGCGATCTCAACCGGCAGCTGGGTCTGACCGTCCTGCTCATCACGCACGAGATGGACGTCGTCAAGACGGTCTGCGACTCGGCCGCGCTGATGAAGCGGGGCCGGATCGTGGAGTCGGGAACCGTCGGCGAACTCCTCGCGACCCCCGGCTCCGAACTCGCCCACGAGCTGTTCCCGGTGGGCGGCGACCCCTCGGAACCGGGCCGCACGGTCATCGACATCACCTTCCACGGGGACAGCACCGCCCGCCCGGTCATCTCCCAGCTCTCCCGTACCTACAACATCGACATATCGATCCTGGGTGCAGCGATGGACACCGTCGGCGGTCACCAGATCGGCCGGATGCGCATCGAACTGCCCGGCTCGTTCGAGGAGAACGTCGTGCCCATCGGGTTCCTGCGCGAACAGGGCCTCCAGGTCGAAGTGGCCGGTGCCGAGATCCCCGTGCTCACCGAGGAGGGCGTCAAGTGA
- a CDS encoding GNAT family N-acetyltransferase: MGMSVTISGATAQDTEQILKLQYLCYQGEAELYGDYSIEPLTQTLDALRAELADGYGLVARLGDEVVASVRGGVDASGTVRIAKLIVHPRMQRHGIGGRLLTAIERQFASEAAAKRFQLFTGQRSEGNLRLYRSHGYVPVSTERVGRALTVVTLEKEAGARAYVQSA, encoded by the coding sequence ATGGGCATGAGCGTGACCATCTCGGGGGCAACTGCGCAGGACACCGAGCAGATCCTCAAGCTGCAGTATCTGTGCTACCAGGGCGAGGCCGAGCTCTACGGCGACTACTCCATCGAACCGCTCACCCAGACCCTGGACGCCCTGCGGGCCGAACTGGCCGACGGGTACGGGCTGGTGGCCCGCCTGGGAGACGAAGTGGTGGCGTCGGTACGCGGCGGGGTCGACGCCTCGGGCACGGTCCGGATCGCCAAACTGATCGTGCACCCGAGGATGCAGCGGCACGGCATCGGTGGCCGGCTGCTCACCGCCATCGAGAGGCAGTTCGCCTCCGAGGCCGCCGCCAAGCGCTTCCAGCTGTTCACCGGACAGCGCAGCGAGGGCAATCTGCGGCTGTACCGCAGCCATGGATACGTACCGGTGTCCACGGAGCGGGTCGGTCGCGCACTCACCGTGGTGACGCTGGAGAAGGAGGCCGGGGCGCGGGCGTACGTACAGAGCGCCTAG
- a CDS encoding sigma-70 family RNA polymerase sigma factor — MDLVTELSPLLAAEAAAEAAAAGVDPADLEQAVWVRLLEQSPAEPRRWMRSAVRAEARRARRRARRETPYGIEPTADSGTHPEHRALAAERRRAVRAAVSRTPGRCPELLGAMLSPADPTYREIAGELGMSQGSLGPVRSRCLGCLRRMLTAEIAAPVRWGKER; from the coding sequence ATGGATCTCGTCACCGAACTGAGCCCGCTGCTGGCGGCCGAGGCCGCGGCCGAAGCCGCCGCAGCCGGCGTGGACCCCGCCGATCTCGAACAGGCCGTCTGGGTACGCCTGCTGGAACAGTCCCCGGCCGAACCCAGGCGCTGGATGCGCTCGGCCGTACGGGCGGAGGCGCGCCGCGCCCGGCGCCGGGCCCGGCGGGAGACGCCGTACGGCATCGAGCCGACCGCGGACTCCGGGACGCACCCCGAACACCGGGCGCTGGCCGCCGAACGGCGCCGCGCCGTACGGGCCGCCGTCAGCCGGACACCGGGGCGCTGCCCCGAACTGCTGGGCGCGATGCTCTCGCCCGCCGACCCCACCTACCGGGAGATCGCAGGCGAGTTGGGTATGTCACAGGGCAGTCTGGGGCCGGTTCGTTCCCGTTGTCTGGGATGTCTGCGGAGAATGCTGACGGCGGAGATTGCGGCGCCCGTGCGGTGGGGAAAGGAGCGTTAG
- a CDS encoding glycerophosphodiester phosphodiesterase, which yields MRHSTETGPGRRTLLGAAVLGTAALGLSGTARADARGTGHGTSYQDLPVPTVIGHRGTAGYRPEHTLGSYQHALDLGAHIVEQDVVPTKDGHLVCRHENDISATTDVSAHPEFAGRRTTKTVDGTAINGWFTEDFTLAELKTLRAKERIPGNRQHNTLYDGRWDVPTFEEVLRWAAEEGRRRGKPVWLYTETKHPTYFRKLGLGLEERLVALLRAYGRDRRDSPQFLQSFEPSSIQRLSRLVTTPGIVLLSAPDSRPWDFVESGDRRTVADLQTPAGLKWIASYAQGIGPTLDSVIPKDAAGRLTEPTTLVRDAHARGLLLHPYTMRNENTFLPADFRRGTDPNAYGDAFGAFRTYFATGIDGVFTDNADTALLAAADVHRR from the coding sequence ATGCGTCACAGCACGGAGACAGGACCCGGACGGCGGACGCTGCTCGGCGCGGCGGTGCTCGGTACGGCGGCTCTCGGTCTGTCCGGTACGGCGCGGGCCGACGCACGCGGCACCGGACACGGCACCTCGTACCAGGACCTGCCGGTGCCCACGGTCATCGGGCACCGCGGCACGGCCGGTTACCGCCCCGAGCACACCCTCGGCTCCTACCAGCACGCCCTCGACCTGGGCGCGCACATCGTCGAGCAGGATGTGGTGCCCACCAAGGACGGGCACCTCGTCTGCCGCCACGAGAACGACATCTCCGCGACCACGGACGTCTCCGCGCACCCCGAGTTCGCGGGACGCCGGACCACCAAGACCGTCGACGGCACGGCCATCAACGGCTGGTTCACCGAGGACTTCACGCTCGCCGAACTCAAGACGCTGCGCGCCAAGGAGCGCATCCCGGGCAACCGCCAGCACAACACCCTCTACGACGGCCGCTGGGACGTCCCCACCTTCGAGGAGGTGCTCCGGTGGGCGGCGGAGGAGGGCCGCAGGCGCGGAAAGCCGGTCTGGCTCTACACCGAGACCAAGCACCCCACCTACTTCCGCAAGCTCGGGCTCGGCCTGGAGGAGCGCCTCGTCGCACTCCTGCGCGCGTACGGCCGTGACCGCCGCGACTCCCCGCAGTTCCTCCAGTCGTTCGAACCGAGCTCCATCCAGCGCCTCTCCCGGCTCGTCACCACGCCGGGCATCGTGCTGCTCTCGGCCCCGGACAGCAGGCCCTGGGACTTCGTGGAGTCGGGCGACCGGCGGACCGTCGCCGACCTCCAGACCCCTGCGGGGCTGAAGTGGATCGCCTCCTACGCCCAGGGGATCGGCCCGACCCTCGACTCGGTCATCCCGAAGGACGCGGCAGGCAGGCTCACCGAGCCGACCACCCTGGTCCGGGACGCCCACGCGCGGGGCCTGCTGCTGCACCCGTACACGATGCGCAACGAGAACACCTTCCTGCCCGCGGACTTCCGGCGGGGCACCGACCCCAACGCCTACGGCGACGCCTTCGGCGCGTTCCGGACGTACTTCGCGACGGGCATCGACGGGGTCTTCACCGACAACGCGGACACCGCGCTGCTGGCCGCCGCCGACGTCCACCGGCGCTGA
- a CDS encoding lysophospholipid acyltransferase family protein has protein sequence MSRLALIKAVLGPIMRLMFRPRVEGVENIPGTGPVILAGNHLTFIDSMIMPICLQRQVFFIGKDEYVTGKGLKGRLMAWFFTGVGMIPVDRDGGRGGVAALMTGRQVLEDGKAFSIYPEGTRSPDGRLYRGRTGIARLTLMTGAPVVPFAMIGTDKLQPSGSGLPRPGKVTVRFGEPMEFSRYDGMDRDRYVLRAVTDSVMTEVMRLSGQEYVDMYATKAKAA, from the coding sequence TTGTCCCGACTCGCGCTCATCAAGGCAGTGCTCGGACCGATCATGCGTCTGATGTTCCGCCCGCGGGTGGAGGGCGTCGAGAACATCCCCGGTACGGGCCCGGTCATCCTCGCCGGCAACCATCTGACGTTCATCGACTCGATGATCATGCCGATCTGTCTGCAGCGTCAGGTGTTCTTCATCGGCAAGGACGAGTACGTCACGGGCAAGGGGCTGAAGGGCCGTCTGATGGCCTGGTTCTTCACCGGTGTCGGGATGATTCCGGTGGACCGCGACGGTGGACGCGGCGGTGTCGCCGCGCTGATGACCGGCCGCCAGGTGCTGGAGGACGGCAAGGCGTTCTCCATCTACCCGGAGGGCACCCGCTCCCCCGACGGACGGCTGTACCGCGGCCGTACGGGCATCGCGCGTCTGACGCTGATGACGGGCGCGCCGGTGGTGCCGTTCGCGATGATCGGCACCGACAAGCTCCAGCCGAGCGGCTCGGGTCTGCCGCGGCCCGGGAAGGTCACGGTCCGCTTCGGTGAGCCGATGGAGTTCTCCCGCTACGACGGCATGGACCGCGACCGCTATGTACTGCGCGCGGTGACGGACTCGGTGATGACCGAGGTCATGCGCCTGTCGGGCCAGGAGTACGTGGACATGTACGCGACGAAGGCCAAGGCCGCCTGA
- a CDS encoding MFS transporter, translating into MTSTVRPAKDSGAAPSRSRWLALAVLVLAVLLVAVDATVLGLATPFLSEDLKPSGTQLLWIGDIYSFVIAGLLVSMGSLGDRIGRKKLLLTGAVAFGGVSVLNAYASSPEMMIAARALLGVAGATLMPSTLALIRNIFHDPKERSLAVGIWGAAASAGTAVGPVVGGFLLENFWWGSVFLINLPVMLVLVLVGMKLLPESRDPAPGPWDLVSVALSLVGVMAVVYAVKEAAANGFRWDILASAIVGVLALLWFARRQLTLKSPLLDMRLFHHRGFSGAVLADLLTILGLSGLVFFLSQFLQLVQGRSPLEAGLIELPAAVGAVGTGLMAGRVARRASVRSAVAGGLAAVAVALAGCVAVSASTGVVALGLALFFGGLGAGLAFTVTSDVILSSVPKNQAGAASAVSETAYELGAALGIALLGSVVTGIYRGFSIPHGVPSGAATEAHDSLGGAVEAAKTLPHDQGAALLSSAQEAFTHGFQAAAGVGSAVLFATAVTSWFLLKGQKLDI; encoded by the coding sequence ATGACCAGTACCGTCCGGCCCGCGAAGGACTCCGGGGCCGCCCCCAGCCGTAGCCGCTGGCTGGCCCTCGCCGTTCTCGTCCTCGCCGTGCTGCTGGTGGCCGTCGACGCCACCGTGCTCGGCCTCGCCACACCGTTCCTGAGCGAGGACCTCAAACCCTCGGGCACCCAACTGCTGTGGATCGGGGACATCTACTCGTTCGTCATCGCCGGCCTGCTGGTCTCGATGGGCAGCCTCGGCGACCGGATCGGCCGTAAGAAGCTGCTGCTCACCGGCGCTGTCGCCTTCGGCGGGGTCTCCGTGCTCAACGCCTATGCGAGCAGTCCGGAAATGATGATCGCCGCCAGGGCCCTGCTCGGCGTCGCCGGTGCGACGCTGATGCCCTCCACCCTCGCGCTGATCCGCAACATCTTCCACGACCCGAAGGAACGCAGCCTGGCCGTCGGGATCTGGGGCGCCGCCGCATCGGCGGGTACGGCCGTCGGCCCGGTGGTCGGCGGGTTCCTGCTGGAGAACTTCTGGTGGGGGTCGGTCTTCCTCATCAACCTGCCGGTGATGCTGGTGCTCGTCCTGGTCGGTATGAAGCTGCTGCCGGAGTCGCGCGACCCGGCCCCCGGCCCGTGGGACCTGGTCAGTGTGGCCCTCTCACTGGTCGGCGTGATGGCGGTGGTGTACGCGGTGAAGGAGGCGGCTGCCAACGGATTCCGCTGGGACATCCTGGCGTCCGCGATCGTCGGAGTACTCGCCCTGCTCTGGTTCGCGCGCCGCCAGCTGACCCTGAAGTCGCCGCTGCTCGACATGCGCCTGTTCCACCACCGCGGCTTCTCCGGCGCCGTGCTGGCCGACCTGCTGACCATTCTCGGACTGTCCGGTCTGGTCTTCTTCCTCTCGCAGTTCCTCCAATTGGTCCAGGGGCGTTCCCCGCTGGAGGCCGGGCTCATCGAACTCCCCGCCGCCGTAGGAGCGGTCGGCACGGGCCTGATGGCCGGACGCGTGGCGCGCAGGGCATCGGTACGGAGCGCGGTGGCCGGCGGTCTGGCGGCGGTGGCGGTGGCCCTCGCGGGCTGTGTGGCGGTCAGCGCGTCGACGGGGGTCGTGGCCCTGGGGCTGGCCCTGTTCTTCGGCGGCCTCGGAGCGGGTCTGGCCTTCACCGTGACCTCCGACGTCATCCTCTCCAGCGTCCCGAAGAACCAGGCGGGGGCGGCGTCCGCGGTGTCCGAGACCGCGTACGAACTGGGCGCGGCGCTCGGGATCGCCCTGCTCGGCTCGGTGGTCACCGGGATCTACCGGGGCTTCTCCATCCCGCACGGAGTCCCGTCCGGTGCCGCCACCGAGGCGCACGATTCGCTCGGCGGCGCCGTCGAGGCGGCGAAGACACTGCCGCACGACCAGGGCGCCGCCCTGCTCTCCTCCGCCCAGGAGGCCTTCACCCATGGCTTCCAGGCGGCGGCCGGAGTCGGCTCCGCCGTCCTGTTCGCCACAGCGGTGACGTCGTGGTTCCTGCTCAAGGGGCAGAAGCTCGACATCTGA
- a CDS encoding TetR/AcrR family transcriptional regulator produces the protein MTVDRDQVLRTAAALLTRRATATMDEVARAAGIGRATLHRHFAGRDALVRALEELGIAEFESALDAARIDEGPAAAALRRFITEVESAAGLLAFLVTENELFEGEELNEGWARLDARVSALFRRGQEAGEFRIDLTPAWLTEALYGLIGSGAWAVQDGRVAAKDFSYMIAELLLGGAQRSVEK, from the coding sequence ATGACTGTCGACCGGGACCAGGTGCTGCGCACCGCCGCCGCCCTCCTCACCCGCAGGGCGACCGCCACGATGGATGAGGTGGCGCGCGCCGCCGGGATCGGCCGGGCCACCCTGCACCGGCACTTCGCCGGCCGGGACGCGCTGGTCAGAGCGCTGGAGGAGCTCGGTATCGCGGAGTTCGAGTCGGCGCTCGACGCGGCGAGGATAGACGAGGGACCGGCTGCCGCCGCGCTGCGCCGGTTCATCACGGAAGTCGAGTCGGCCGCCGGACTGCTCGCCTTCCTCGTCACCGAGAACGAGCTCTTCGAGGGCGAGGAGCTGAACGAGGGCTGGGCCAGGCTCGACGCCCGGGTCTCCGCCCTGTTCCGCCGGGGCCAGGAAGCCGGTGAGTTCCGGATCGACCTCACCCCCGCCTGGCTGACCGAGGCGCTGTACGGGCTCATCGGCAGCGGTGCCTGGGCCGTGCAGGACGGCCGGGTCGCGGCCAAGGACTTTTCGTACATGATCGCCGAGCTGCTGCTCGGCGGCGCACAGCGGAGTGTGGAGAAATGA
- a CDS encoding ribose-phosphate diphosphokinase, producing MRDIAVFSGSAHPELAAEVTTHLGVPLSPVRINRFANDCLEVQLQANCRERDVFLIQPLVTPVQENLVELLLMCDAARGASAGRITVVMPHYAYARSDKKDAPRISIGGRLVADLLVNSGASRVLALTLHSPQVHGFFSVPVDHLHALRELAEHFSGYDLSRTTVVSPDLGNAKEAAAFARMLGVQVAAGAKQRFADDRVAISSVIGEVAGRDVIVLDDEIAKGSTVLELLERLRELGARSIRVACTHGLFAAGALKRLSDQPDVLEIVCTNTVPIPVAEHTDKLTVLSIAPALAEAMRRIHNGESVSALFDPS from the coding sequence GTGCGAGACATCGCTGTATTCAGCGGTAGCGCCCACCCCGAATTGGCAGCGGAGGTCACCACACATCTGGGGGTCCCGCTGAGCCCGGTGCGGATCAACCGGTTCGCCAACGACTGCCTGGAGGTCCAGCTCCAGGCCAACTGCCGCGAGCGGGACGTTTTCCTGATCCAGCCGCTGGTCACACCGGTGCAGGAGAACCTCGTCGAGCTTCTCCTGATGTGCGACGCGGCCCGCGGCGCCTCGGCGGGCCGGATCACCGTGGTGATGCCGCACTACGCCTATGCCCGTTCGGACAAGAAGGACGCGCCGCGGATCTCCATCGGCGGACGCCTGGTGGCCGATCTGCTGGTGAACTCCGGCGCGAGCCGGGTCCTGGCCCTGACCCTGCACTCCCCCCAGGTCCACGGATTCTTCTCCGTCCCCGTGGACCATCTGCACGCCCTGCGGGAACTGGCCGAGCACTTCAGCGGCTACGACCTGTCCCGCACCACCGTCGTCTCACCCGACCTCGGCAACGCCAAGGAGGCCGCGGCGTTCGCCCGGATGCTCGGGGTCCAGGTCGCCGCCGGTGCCAAGCAGCGGTTCGCGGACGACCGGGTGGCCATCAGTTCCGTCATCGGTGAGGTCGCCGGGCGCGATGTCATCGTGCTGGACGACGAGATCGCCAAGGGCAGCACGGTACTGGAACTCCTGGAGCGGCTGCGCGAGTTGGGGGCGCGTTCGATCCGGGTGGCCTGTACGCACGGACTCTTCGCCGCCGGGGCGCTCAAGCGGCTCTCGGACCAGCCCGACGTACTGGAGATCGTCTGCACGAACACCGTGCCGATACCGGTCGCGGAGCACACCGACAAGCTGACGGTCCTCTCCATCGCTCCGGCCCTGGCCGAGGCGATGCGGCGGATCCACAACGGGGAATCGGTCAGCGCCCTGTTCGACCCGTCCTGA
- a CDS encoding aldo/keto reductase: MPFARLTAATTPTAHIGLGLAAVGRPGYINLGRDRDLPAERTPETLLARTHELLDAAYAQGVRYFDVARSYGRAEAFLAEWLRARPAVQDVVIGSKWGYTYTADWRTDADVHEVKDHGLTTFERQRTETGMLLGERLDLYQVHSLTADSPALTDTGLHTRLAALAAEGVTVGFSTSGPDQADTVRAALAVTVDGEPLFRAVQSTYNLLDTAVGEALAEAHEAGLGVIVKEAVANGRLAGAAAPALLRDIAEETGATADAVALAAILRRPWVDVVLSGAATTLQLSANLHAAVVDLDEEQLERLAGLREEPSAYWQQRAKLPWN; this comes from the coding sequence ATGCCCTTCGCCCGCCTCACGGCAGCGACCACCCCCACGGCCCACATCGGACTCGGCCTCGCGGCCGTAGGCAGACCGGGGTACATCAACCTCGGTCGCGACCGCGATCTGCCGGCCGAACGCACCCCCGAGACCCTGCTCGCCCGTACGCATGAACTTCTGGACGCCGCCTACGCGCAGGGCGTCCGCTACTTCGATGTCGCGCGTTCCTACGGCCGCGCGGAAGCGTTCCTCGCCGAATGGCTGCGGGCCCGCCCCGCCGTCCAGGACGTGGTGATCGGCAGCAAGTGGGGCTACACCTACACCGCCGACTGGCGCACCGACGCCGACGTCCACGAGGTCAAGGACCACGGCCTCACCACCTTCGAACGGCAGCGCACCGAGACCGGCATGCTGCTGGGGGAGCGCCTCGACCTCTACCAGGTGCACTCGCTCACCGCGGACAGCCCGGCCCTCACCGACACGGGGCTGCACACCCGGCTGGCGGCGCTCGCCGCGGAGGGCGTGACGGTCGGCTTCTCCACGAGCGGCCCGGACCAGGCGGACACCGTCCGGGCCGCGCTCGCTGTCACCGTCGACGGGGAGCCCCTCTTCCGGGCGGTCCAGAGCACCTACAACCTGCTGGACACCGCGGTGGGCGAGGCCCTGGCGGAGGCTCATGAAGCGGGCCTGGGTGTGATCGTCAAGGAAGCGGTCGCCAACGGGCGCCTCGCGGGAGCAGCGGCGCCCGCCCTGCTGCGCGACATCGCGGAGGAGACCGGCGCGACCGCGGACGCCGTCGCCCTGGCCGCGATCCTGCGCCGTCCCTGGGTGGACGTGGTGCTCTCCGGCGCCGCGACCACGCTCCAGCTGTCGGCCAATCTGCACGCCGCGGTGGTCGACCTCGACGAGGAGCAGCTGGAGCGGCTGGCCGGGCTGCGGGAGGAGCCCTCCGCGTACTGGCAGCAGCGCGCGAAACTGCCCTGGAACTGA